The Montipora foliosa isolate CH-2021 chromosome 1, ASM3666993v2, whole genome shotgun sequence DNA segment AAGTCACAGTTGTCAAGGGTCAAGGGGAGTCACTTCTAGGAAGAGAAACGGCCACTGAGTTAGGAGTCCTGAAGCTGAACATTCCAGTTAACAGTGAGCTAATGACTAGGTACAAAGATGTGTTCACAGGAATTGGCAAATTGAAAGACTTTCAACTGAACTTACATATTGATCAGCAAGTCCAGCCGGTAGCACAACCATTACGACGGCCGGCATTTAGCTTGAGAGAGAAGATTGAAAAGAAACTTGATGAACTTCTCCAGGAAGATATTATTGAGAAAGTTGAAGGTCCAATGCCATGGGTAAACCCTGTTGTGGTGGTGCCCAAGCCCAACGGTGATGTGAGATTGTGTGTAGACATGCGGTGTGCCAATAAAGCCATTATTCGCGAGAGGCATCCAATCCCCACCATTGACGAAGTTTTGGAGAATATGCAAGAAGGTAGTGTCTTCAGCAAATTGGATCTGAAGTGGGGCTACCATCAAATTGAGCTCAGCGAGGAGTCACGTGGCACTACAACCTTTGTAACACACAAGGGCCTGTTTAGATATAAGCGGCTGATATTTGGCATCACATCTGCACCAGAGAAATATCAGCAAGTAATTCAACAAGTATTGCAAGATTGCAGTGGAACAGCAAACATTTCAGATGACATCATCATTTATGGTCCTAACACAGCTGAGCATGACAAGCGATTGGAAAAAGTGTTGACCAGGTTGAGGGACAGGGGTCTTACTCTCAATAAGAAGAAATGTGTATTTCATATGCCGAAGCTCACATTTATGGGCCTGGTACTATCTCGTCAAGGCATTGGTCCAACTGAAGAAAACGTCAAAGCAGTTAATGAGGCTTGTGAACCACAGAGTGTGTCAGAGGTTAGAAGTTTTCTTGGCCTGGTTAATTTCAATGCCAGATTCATCCCGGACCTTGCAACTGTGGCAGAACCACTGAGGAGGCTGACAAAGAAAGGAGAGCCGTTTGTGTTTGGTCCAGAGCAGCAGGCAGCCTTTGCAGAATTGAAACGGAGGTTAACTCAGGCAGAGACTTTAGGCTATTTTGACCGCAGTACAAAGACGAAGATTATTGCTGATGCAAGCCCAGTGGGTCTGGGGGCAGTCTTGGTTCAAGAGCACAAAGGAGAGAACCGGGTAATTTGTTATGCCAGTAGAGGACTTTCTGAGGTGGAGCGATGTTATTCGCAAACTGAAAGGGAGGCATTGGGACTTGTGTGGGCTTGTGAGAAATTTCATGTTTACCTTTATGGAATAGAATTTGAACTATGGACTGATCACAAACTTCTTGAATTCATTTATTCCACACGGTCCAGGCCTTCAGCAAGAATTGAACGATGGGTTCTCCGGTTGCAGCCTTATGTATTTTCAGTGAAATATTTGCCTGGGCAACTGAACATTGCAGATGCATTGTCGCGCCttagaaagattgaagaaaaagaGTCAAGGAGTGTTGCTGAAGAGTACATCAGATTTGTAGCGAACACTGCTGTGCCACAGGCCATGACTGCTGAAGTAATTGAAAGAGAATCTTCAGTTGATGATGAGTTAGACACCTTACGAGAGTGCATCAAGACTGGAAACTGGGAGAATTCTAATTGCCCTGGTTTTCTAATTGCCCTGGTTACAAGCCAATCCGAGATGAGCTTTGCCTTTTTGGAAATATTGTCCTCAGAGGAACAAGAATAGTGGTAccaaagaaaaaggaagagTGATTGAATTAGGCCATGAAGGACATCAAGGACTGGTGAAAATGAAACAGCGACTACGAACAAAGGTCTGGTGGCCAGGCATTGATAAGGACGCTGAGAATTTTTGCAAGACATGTCATGGTTGCCAAGTTGTGGGCGGACTATGTAATCCTGAACCTCTTCATATGACTGAATTGCCTCAAGGGCCCTGGCAGGATATCGCGATTGATTTCATGGGCCCACTACCATCAGAAGACTATGTCTTCGCGGTGACCAACTACTACAGTAGATATGTAGAAATTAGTATTTCAAAGAGAAACACAGCAGAGGTGGCCATCAACAGCCTAAAGAAGATGTTTGCAACTCATGGATTGCCATACACAGTGACGAGTGACAATGGTCCCCATTTTGTGGCAGAAGCCTTTAAAACGTTCTTAAAGGACAATGGAATTAAGCATAGGAAGACCACCCCGTTGTGGCCCCAAGCGAACGGAGAGATTGAACGTCAGAACAGGTCACTTCTTAAAAGAATGCAGATCGCACAAGTGGAAGGAAAGGACTGGAAAGAGGCCGTACAGACGTATTTAGTTGCCTATCGAAATACTCCCCATCCAAGTACAGGAATGTGCCCATCAGAGTTGTTGTTCAGAAGGACATTGCGCACAAAGCTTCCAGGTTTGAGGCAGGCTGCAAAACTAGATGAAGAAGTAAGGGATCGAgaccaagaaaagaaaataaaaatgaaggaATACTCTGACAGTACGCGTAAGGCTGAAGAAAGCAATCTGATGGCTGGAGACAAAGTCCTGTTAAAGCAACCTCGAGCAAACAAGTGGACCACCCAGTTTGAGAGCCAGCCATACGAGCTAATTGACAAGTGCGGTAACAGTGTTGTGATCAAGTCGCCTGAGGGGGCCCAGTATAAAAGAAATACCACTCATGTGAAGTTGTACCACGAAAGAGAGAAACCAGAGGGTCCGGAGAAATCAGCATCTCAAGAGGTGGATGTTGGAGATGTTGCAAGTGATCTGGGAGGAATGCAGCAGAGTCAGAAGGATGAAATCAAGCAGAGCGACGCCACACCTGTGAAGTCACCACGACCAGTGCAGACAAGACATGCACCAAAAAGATTTGAGGACTTTGTTATAGAATGAACATTTATTATTGAACATTAACTTTAGTGTGATCATCGGATGTCAGGATGACTCTTTAAGTGTTGTTTAAGTTCACAATGTTATATTTGTCTTCTTGTTTTATGAAGAAGGAAAGGGATGTAGGATGTTTCGTGTAAGTCTACATGAAGAGCGCAGATGTATATTTCATGCTGTCCTACATGATGTAGGGGCGCGTAAAAGCGGGCAGGCCATGTTGGATTATTAAATGTGttttgttgtggtttaatcCATGTCCATGGAGTCGTATCTTCTTCGGGGATTCTACAAATATGAGGACAATAAATTTATCTCTTCCATAATTCGAAATCCTTTTGATAGTAAATATTAGTTTGTTTGCATTTATTCCAGTAACTTAAAGTAGCACCAATGGTTTGGGTTTTCATTGGAACTATATGGTCATTCATCTTTTCTATTTGTTTAACAAATAAAAAGTAATATTTTATGATTGCATTAAAGTATGATAGCACTTTTACTGATAGGTTTTTGTGTCTGGATTTTTTGCCTTAGTTTTTCTAATTCAAAGTAAATCTTTCTATGTTATGGAAGTTGAAAAAATTGGGATGGTGGCTATTAAAATTGGCTGTGGTGCCCTAATACCATCAGAGTGTTTGTTCCTTTAATAATCCTCATTTGGTATTTTAAGCTACATTGCAgtatttgtaattttttctctctttcccAAATCTGCTCAAACTTGTGAATATACGAGTGTTTGAAATCCGATCACCCTACTTAAGGATTTTTAATTGGATTTGCTcgttttttcttgaaaacaaagcaaaaaaataaagcaGAAAACCCCTAACTGATTTCTATTTTAATTGCGAGTCTGCGAATAATTTTAGGCAAATCCAAGCAAAAAGTTATGAAATAAGGGTCTCAAATTAGACCTAAGGGATCCATTCCTCCAGccattaaataaattataaagGAAAATAACTTTTAAACAAAATTCAGGAGAAAAGGAGCCTTTCTTTTGATAAATTGTGTTGGTTTccaagacagagaaaaacttatCAGCCAAAAGCATGTACACTGTACCTTATTGCTTGGCCTGCATTCTTTGCTGCTGTATTCATTTGATCAGCGGCAGCTCGTGACTTATCTCTAACTGCTACCATTGTGCTCTCATTGGCATCTAAAAACTGGTTGTATGTTGCTATAGGGACTGACTCTGTCtaatgaaaatgttaaagaaaaaCATTAGCCTTCTGTGCCAACAGTCATTGTCGAAAACACTGATTGATTTTTCgtaatttttgttgaaattttaaATTCGACATCATACCTTTAAAATGTTCACTTCCTCCCTCAGTTTTGTTACTGTTGCTTCTGCTCTTAAGGCCCGTTGCTGGAAATTAAAGGACATTTTGGGAATGTTACTCAAAGGTGGTCTTTATTCGTTGTTTTCAAATATAAAGTGATATTTCAGCTTCCTACATATCAGGCTTGTTGTTTGCGAAACATTGTTGGTAGGCTTTGTGAAATTGAGGATTCCTAAAGGAGCTATtactttactctctagagagtaaaggaacttccaacgttaaataacgtgtaccacTAACATTGGTAAAAGTGATTAATGGAGAACAGTTTCCATGGGAAAGGGttagaaaaaaacgttttcttttcaatgAATAGATctattaaacaaaagaatacacaTTTGAACTCCAAAATTACCATTAGTACAACTATAAAGGAATTAAAGTTATCAAAAAGAGGAACATATTGGAAACATGTAACCCTCAACATTATTTTAAAGATATGGAAACATACGGTTGTAATCTCCAAGTTTTTTTCCACCATCTGTACCATATTCTCAAGGGCTGCTGTTTCATCTGCTTCTCTTTTCTCAATCTTTACCAACTTCTTTTGCAAGTTTGTAATCCTATTTTGATTTAAGAATTTGAAATAATGTaaagatgaaaataatgaaGATAAAAACCCAGTTAAACACTTCTTACCAGGATGGTGTGTATATTATTCTTCCCAATTTAGTGTTTAGGTTAAAACTGTTCAACAAACCAGAGAACAATATACATTATTTACCGGTATCCTGTAGAATTCTGACTTGTACTATCTTCATAAGATAAGATTCTAGTTTAACCTAAGACtcctacacaataattatttattttccaaaaattggtTACTATTTTAATTGAATGGCACTACAAATTCCACATATTTGCTACTAGGTATTTCTTTGCCTCTTATCAACTACAAAGAAGGATCTTATCATCTAGAGCTAGGAGAGAGAGTGGCTTTTGAATAAGTGGCAAAGGTAAGTAAGCCATTGTGACAGATTTCCTTAAAATCTCTTgcattttttcttaacaaaAAGATGCAAAACCAACACCAACAATTATTTTGACTTGCATGTCTCTTTCTCACGTTTGTATAAATATTATTGTATGCAATTAAAAGAGATCCTGTTTAGCCTATTTCATGGCTTGAACTCACGTACGAAAATTGAGTATAGCAATGACATAATTATACAACAACATGTGCTTGTTTTGGTCTTGGTTTTTAAACAACCGCTAATGTCTTTTCAACACATACATTTCAATCTATACGAGTCTCAAATAATATTATCACAGTGGCCTGATTAAACAGTGGGCCACTGACTATATGGAGTAAACTCTCTTAATAATATTACCTATTCTTGTCTTGCTCCCTTGCTTCCTTGAattctttaatttcatttctaagcttttcattttcttcttttaactgATAAGTAAAAGCATAACTAAGTCTTACAATACTTAAACAAAACGTTACCACTCAGCAGTACCCAGTAACCCACTAGTATGCTTGTAGCATCATGTTTCCTGCAATCTGATAAGTCTAGCTACTGATTGGTAGAAAGTACATAATATCCTACTATATAAACAGGGTTAAAATAACGAGATAGCATTTGGTCTTTTCTTAAGATTAAAGCTCTGAGTCTGTCAAGTGATAGTGTGTGCACGGTTAGCTGGTTATATGAACACTCTGGTCTGTGAACCTTGTTGAAATTTGCTGAACTCTACATCCAAAAAAGAAGCTTTGTACTTAGTAATCCAAGGTTACGAATCTGTAATCTAGGCTAGACCATTTTCTTTTGTCCCAATCTGTCAGTTCAAATGTTTAAAGAACTGAAATTTTGATCGCAGATTGCCCACTACCACAAAGCAATTATGCGGTGGGTCTTCTTTTATCAGCTCCCTTCAAAATCACTTCTGACGACAAGTTTAGACAATTTTCTATTAAATTACATCACCACGTTCTCATAATCAGAATGGAAATAAACAGGTTTGATATTTGAATGATGAGAAATGCATTACATGCCTGTGCAATCAAACTGTCCCAAAAGAGCATACTTTTTTAGATTGTCTGCACCTTCTTAAAATTGTTGATGACTCGTTAAACCATCCCTCTTCATGTCAATTATTAGACTGGGTTAAGAAATAATTGATTGAGCCTTTTCCTTCTGCATATCAAAGATtggttttcttaaaaaaatgaGACTTGCATGTATAGTTGTTTGCTTCACGCAGATTGTGATGTTTTGACTGCTTACTGGTCGTCTTCATAAGGTGATAAGGTCGACTGATTAAGCGCTACTCTATGTATCACTGTGGTAGGCTGTGTCAAAGACCTTGGATCTACATTATTGTATGGTTTATCTACCAGACGTTCCATTAAGGTCTATTGTGTCCTGGGTAAACACCTTTGCTTGTGACTTTTTTGCTTTCTTAGCGAACATCTTATCACCCTCAACAGCTGACTCAGATTTCACAGTGACCAACTCAGCCCACTTTGTTGCAGTGAGAAAATCCAAGACCACAAGATGATGTGTCTTTCAATGTGGATTTTCTGCTAACCAATGCTCCGAATGAAGGCAACTTGTAAAATTTCTATTAAGATTTACATGATACTTCCAGTATGCAGCCATGCAAAGATTGGTCTTTTTGGTAACTTAGACTATTGCTGCAAATGTCTCACTTTGTGCAACATTTAGCAAAGtacaaaatgtaatttccaACATTATTTTGTACCAAAAAGAACCATCACTCGCTTTTCACAGTCTTAATTGCCAGTAAATCTGCTGCTATTGAACTTAACCTACACAAATGCTCAGCTAGCAAAAACTCATTTTGGCTTGTAAAATCTATGTTGTCACCAGCCATTAAGCTAGTAACATGGAAACCACCCTACACCTTTACTCACAAGACAGATTGAAATACACCAATCACCAAGCACAGTCTTCTACACAGTACACTGCtatttttaattagttaagTACGTACTGTATTTAATAATTTCTTATCCATTGTTTCCACTGTTTAATACTTTTTCCATTTACCAGGGCATGGTATTAGCTCTACTTTCTCTTTCCCTTTCCTCTTTTTTAATCTATTTTATGCTGTAAACGTTTGACATAAATGGAGAATAAAGCAGCCTATCTATCTATCAATGGCACCACGACTAACTAAACAGACAACCAACAACATCACATTTTTGATAATCAATCAGCCCACAGACTACAGTATTAATTTTACCCAATAAACCATGAACGACACACTACCACTTGTCTCAGAAGACGGTCTCCATTCTGGTTATGGAAACATCAGACATAAACAATAGTCATTCTTAGGCCTAAACTCACCTGgagattttacaaagaatgtatgggatCATTAGCacctttgccacccaagaatttatcagtttttgatggctaatagcTCGCTCATTATCAAAGGGCTTAAATTGGATACTaaactaagtttaacaagtttgttcaccttttgaagtcaatttgtacaCAGCATGATGACTTCTGTGAGTAAACTCGTAAGTTAATGAATCAAATGCGAACAATGATGACAGCAAAGATGGCCTTATACAGTGTTAGATTAAGGAGGCACGAAATAGTCTCtcctttttcaaacaataaacatattctgttcttaggtacagttagggtaatcatatcaagacgaaatttggccagggtatttaGTACCCATTGTAGATTTCTCACATATTTTCCCCAAAATAACCTTACCATGgcacgatattaggcatttctttcaGCCTTAAAGTCaaaatatattgtcttttttggaGAAACGGGAAGGTGAAATCTTTCCATTCAGGGTTACCAGATATCTctaaaatattcaaaatttaagaaaatctgtaggccagttttttgaaaaaatcagtttttttgaaatgtctctaactttttttttacccacagaatttttttaatttgaaagacaatcgATCTATTTTAATCCAAgtgaacatgcaaaaaaatttaaaaattcacTGCCCGGAGGCAGAGATACAAAcaagtaaagttgcaaaatcagcaaaaatgagggggttacaagatcagcatccACATGCAAGtagagctacaggccaacacaaaacGGATTCAAGTGACCATGTCTATACATAGGAATTACATGTAGGAGAAAgatgagcgaaattagcggtatttgtttatttctggcgactcatttgaatcatgagctgatgcaaacagcttacgaattgcgtgtgtggcttacatGCGCGCTCAACTGAAAACctttttgagcctccttaagctcTTTCTTACCTGATTAAGTTCCTCTACCATCAGATCCTGTGCCTTGGAACTGTCTAGAGGAGCAATAAAGTAATTTATACTGCCTGACAATGGTGATTGTACACTAGAGGCACTTTCTGATTCACTGTCACTATCTGTTTCACTTTCAGATTGTGATTTGGTATCTACTTTGCCATCAATCTGCACAACTCCCACAATTTTTTGGCCCtgttaaaaataaacataaaaatgAACATTGTTAAGGAAAAAGATAATGTTAACGTAAATACAGATATACATAACACTGTGGTCTCAAATATAGAATAAAGAAACAATGTGAAAGTGTTACAAATACCGGTAACCTGCCCATGACTGGATGTGGGAATTAATTATGCCCAAATTTTCAGCTTAAGTAGgaaaatcacataatatattatagTTGTGCAGTGTAAACTGTGTGAACACAACTCACAGTCACAGAAATAATACATTTTAATAGCTGACCACATTCCAAGCATGTCAGCTTGTCAGGAAAAGATACTGAATAAAAGATGAAATAATATAGAAATAGTACTAATAAGATCTCGACTATCCTGGATTGCCAGTGCATGAACAAGCAAGGGACCCAAAGAAAACACCAGGTCATGAAGTTAATAGACTTTTTTCTTTACAGTCAAATGCTCGCTCAGTCTCTTCTTCAAAAACAATGTAAGCTCTAATGTGAGATGAATCTAACTCCTTACAGGTTGTGAAACATTTTCCTGAGCAGATTTTACTTCATGGACTTCATCATCAATGATCTAAAAAGTAAGTTGAGATGTACCTCTGTTAGCACACATTTTTCAAGAATCAGTGGACACGGGTATGGTACCCGATCAATGGAAGGAAGCTAATACCAGCGCCATCTTTAAAAAAGGGAAGAAATCAGATCCACCTAATTACAGACCCATTTCTCTTACTTGTGTGGCCTGTAAAGTTCTTGAGCATATTATTCACAGTTTTGTTATGAAGCACTTGGAGAAGTATAACGTTCTTACAGATACCCAGCATGGCTTCAGAGCTAAAAGATCAACCGTGATGCAATTACTATTAACTATCAATGATAGTCCtaaggacgttcgcacgaaaattttctaacattgatttttttctgcaaattttaccatttaaagatgatgagttagtgatgtcagaaatgcaaaaaaaatggggggtcaccgacttcgttttggagagaacttgcccggaagaacacccaaaatctgaaaaatcctgcttcttagcgaataaggccacagagTCTGTAAGCctaaaaatattgcaattacatctttgaagtgaaatgttctctaccaaactttgtttaagtggacccatcaagtgaattaagttaactgttgaggttccttaaagaacaagttcgcatttagcgaccgcagtttcatgcgccttgcaaccgcaagatggcaggattccatgtcccgaggacagaaaacttgaaatttttttaacttcccatattgattttttgttcatttttggacaatgtggagttaattgtaaataaaatctgtttctaaaacgaaaagtaggggtcaccgaacttccaagatcgttaaatccaagtaaagctgtagcaatggccatctgccctctCATCGTTCATTTTAGTATTAAGCCTGCGCGCTCGATgtatgacgtggcatgtgaatttgcgtgtgccgtaaggatgcgcagtagcaatgggcgcgaacgtccttaaacactTCAAAGTCAGTTCATCCTTCCTCATGGGTCtttggtcttagttttcgagattTGGTgggggtcttaggtcttagtttttgaGATTTGGTgggggtcttaggtcttagtttttgaGATTTGGAAGGGGTCtttggtcttagttttcgagattTGGAaggggtcttaggtcttagttttcaagATTTGGAGGGGGTCTTAGGTCTATAACCTAAAAATCCTACTCGTAAAAACCTTTGCACGGAAATCTTcgctctaacagtttatttttatgattttcgatggatgagcagatgacaCTACATCTCGTTATTATGACCGATTTAtcaaaattaaggcatttttcaaCTGCCATtgtctccaaaacaaagtcggtgaccccccgattttttttcatttttggagtaagtactttatgacgtAACTCTAggggagaaatgaaaaaaatttcgTTGTAGGAAAATTTTGGTGCGAAAGTCCTTTAAGTAAAGAGAAATCAGTCATATGCAAGCGAAGCCTTAGTTTTTAACTGATCTAAGGTACTTCAATCTTTTGTGGGCTCCACTAATTTAATCATAGCAGAATTTTAAATTAACTACCTGTAAAACACGCTTGTTTCTGGATGCAAAGTCATCTTCCAAGAACTTTTTGTAAGAGAAGGGATTGATGTCTTTTTTCTGGTCATTATCACAAGCTAGTGGAACAAACATTCATGGATAATTATCACTGTCACAAAATACAACATGAATAATGATTTTCCTACACCAAAGAATTTGATTTAGGAGACAGAAAGTTAATGTTATTGTTCATTGTGGGATCCTTGCATCTCACTCATTAAGGACTGCTTGACTGTAGAACcattaatggggacattaaaAGTACTCAACCAAGGGAGAGCAATCTGCAGACAAAAACAAGCCTCAAGTACCCACAAACGTCAGGAAATGAGATTGCTTTGGCCAACAGCCATCATTCATTTTACTGCCTAAAACAGGAGAAACAAGTCTTCAAACAACCCACGTGCAGCCTTTACCACTGACAACACCATACAAAGTGAGCTAAGAAACTACACAGCCACTGATAAAAAATAGTGTGCATCTACTGTGGCAAACAGGGGCATGGCCACAGGGCCCCACCCAGAAACAGGAAGAGCCCCACCTATGGAAAAACCTGCCAACTCTGCAGAAGAGTGAACCACTTCAAGGCAGTATGTTAGAGCAAGGATAAACCAACCTACAGCAAGCTGGCATAAGCAGGCAAGCCAAAAAAGCAACCATAGAAGCCTGTTGCAGTTTGACCAGCTTGAGAGAAGATCAAGCTATCCATGGGATCTCACTGGCTCAGCACTTATACAACCACCTCAACAATCGTTGGATTTGCAAAGCATCTCAACTAGAACCTGTTATCACACTCACAGCCACAATCCACCCAAATGAATAAAACAGCACTCGGGTTTAACCCTTAGCATTAAGTCCACACAACCCTCTGCTATGCCCACCGGTACAGTATCATCCTCTGCTCTGGTCACTGGTTGCCAGAATGAGTGTCATCTGCCTCCTGGACTTACATGTATGTGAGAAAAACCTCATACCTGTCACATTGTGCATACATGCAGCAAACAACAGTGGTATACACCAGATACTGGTTGCAGTCATCCTGAGATTCTCTGGGGAATCCAAACCAGGGCAACAACTTGAAACcagacaatgataatgataatgactgTTTATTCACAAATCCATAGCAAAGTGAAAAGGAGATAAAGGAGGTTATCCCTATCTAGTTTATCTCCtgataataaaataaatcaaaaacattaataattattttacaacTGTTTAAAATACTAACTATAAAATATATAATACATCACACAATAAAAGAACTTAAGTGTTCACTAGAAAAATTTGCAAGATGACATCTCAGTCTGTTCTTAAAAGTGTTCAAATTTTCTGCCTCAGCAATGTCCTTCGGCAGACTATTCCACTTATCGATTATGCgtataaaaaaacaatgtttaaaactatttaaagttgAGGATGcaaacttaagttcaaaacggTGATTAGCTCttaagggctcaaaatcatgtgcAAATGTAAAAAATGCTGAGGGATCTAGTCCATTTAGTCTATTTGTTGTCTTACAACACTCGATAAGCAACGAAAATAATCTTCTTTGTTCAAGTGTTAGCCACTTAAGGAGGTTTAGACATTCTTTGTAGGGCAAGTCTTGCCCAATATTTCCAAGGGCACATTTGGATGCCCTATGTTGTACTTTCTCCAAGGTGTTTCTGTCTTTTTTAAGATGCGGACACCAAACTGGAGAGCAGTACTTGAGAATCGGACATACTAGGCTCTTATAAAGTTTCAAAAACAGCTCAGGGTTTTTAGGACCCACCGTTCGTCTTATGAATCCGAGCACACTGTTTGCCTTATTTGCGCATTTGTTGGCTTGTATACTCCATGACAAGTAGGAAGTAATATAGATTCTGAGATCCTTAACTTCAGATACAGCTTTCAACTGGTTACCACATAGATGATATTGAGGACTTGAATAATTATTAGAAATGCGCATTGCTTCACATTTATCAGAGTTAAATTTCAGCTGCCAGTCATTGCTCCAAGATTCCAGGTGAGTAAGATCTTTCTGTAGCTCTTCTACATCTTCCTTAGTATCCCTGAGTATCCTATACACCTTCATATCATCTGCAAAGGGTTTTGTGTTTGACATAATATTTCTTGAaatatcattaatatatatGAGAAATAAAATAGGTCCCAACAGGGTTCCTTGGGGTACACCAGACAAAACGGAAGTCCAAGATGAGTGATGTCTCCGCAGAACAACGGGCTGGTGTCGATTGGTGAGAGAGCACCTAAACCAAGATAGGAGTGAACCTGTGGATACCATATGAGTGTATCTTTGTCAAAAGGCGTTCATATGGCACCAAGTCAAACGCTTTTGAAAAGTCTAAAAAGGTAACATCAGTTGTCAAGCCTTTGCTTCTCTCACGGGTCCAATcgtgaaatgaagatatcaatTGAGAAAGACAAGATTTCCCTTTCAAGAAGCCAAATTGCTCCGACAGATTGTTCTGACAGATCGTCTATGTGACAAATGACCCCAACAAGCTGTTTCTGAGTAGGTGAAGCCCTTGAGATGGGTGCCATGGCTGACACCACTTCTGCTACTGCTGAGCAAACCAACCAACCCTCTAAACCCTGCAACTGCCCTCAACGCCAGGCATCAAATCCCAAACCAAACCAAACCAACCACATTGCAATCAACCGGGGCAAACAAAGAACAACTGTAGGAATGGCTCTTTAGCTAGAACAAGTCTAACACATTCAACACAAGCAAACACCAACCACTGCCACTAATGAATGACTGGCCCAACCATGAGACTCATGGTGTTGTACTgctggtacatgtattttgtgagCTTGCTCTTTGATCATCTTTTGTATCACTTTTGAGTAATTGGACATAAAtcatttattttgcttatcTGCT contains these protein-coding regions:
- the LOC137998996 gene encoding endosome-associated-trafficking regulator 1-like, with the translated sequence MAESTNDNPFSFKSFVKLKDPKGRNKQEQGNSKSSPLNERKGKIIEEESPFPEVGAPACDNDQKKDINPFSYKKFLEDDFASRNKRVLQIIDDEVHEVKSAQENVSQPGQKIVGVVQIDGKVDTKSQSESETDSDSESESASSVQSPLSGSINYFIAPLDSSKAQDLMVEELNQLKEENEKLRNEIKEFKEAREQDKNRITNLQKKLVKIEKREADETAALENMVQMVEKNLEITTQRALRAEATVTKLREEVNILKTESVPIATYNQFLDANESTMVAVRDKSRAAADQMNTAAKNAGQAISQLLAGVDTLKFISQQLQSIDRITNVHVHSDDT